GGTTACTGTCTATAGGTCTCTATATGGTTTGGTTACTGTCTATAGGTCTCTATATGGTTTGGTTACTGTCTATAGGTCTCTATATGGTTTGGTTACTGTCTATAGGTCTCTATATGGTTTGGTTACTGTCTATAGGTATCTATATGGTTTGGTTACTGTCTATAGGTATCTATATGGTTTGGTTACTGTCTATAGGTCTCTATATGGTTTGGTTACTGTCTATAGGTCTCTATATGGTTTGGTTACTGTCCATAGGTATCTATATGGTTTGGTTACTGTCTATAGGTATCTATATGGTTTGGTTACTGTCTATAGGTATCTATATGGTTTGGTTACTGTCTATAGGTCTCTATATGGTTTGGTTACTGTCTATAGGTCTCTATATGGTTTGGTTACTGTCTATAGGTATCTATATGGTTTGGTTACTGTCTATAGGTCTCTATATGGTTTGGTTACTGTCCATAGGTATCTATATGGTTTGGTTACTGTCTATAGGTCTCTATATGGTTTGGTTACTGTCCATAGGTATCTATATGGTTTGGTTACTGTCCATAGGTCTCTATATGGTTTGGTTACTGTCTATAGGTCTCTATATGGTTTGGTTACTGTCTATAGGTCTCTATATGGTTTGGTTACTGTCTATAGGTCTCTATATGGTTTGGTTACTGTCCATAGGTCTCTATATGGTTTGGTTACTGTCTATAGGTCTCTATATGGTTTGGTTACTGTCTATAGGTCTCTATATGGTTTGGTTACTGTCTATAGGTCTCTATATGGTTTGGTTACTGTCCATAGGTCTCTACATGGTTTGGTTACTGTCCATAGGTCTCTATATGGTTTGGTTACTGTCCATAGGTCTCTATATGGTTTGGTTACTGTCCATAGGTCTCTATATGGTTTGGTTACTGTCTATAGGTCTCTATATGGTTTGGTTACTGTCCATAGGTCTCTATATGGTTCACTTCCATATCATTACTGGTTCTCTACAAGTCTAATCTGTCTCCTGTAGCAAGGAGAGGGAGTTCCAAGCCACAGCCGTAGTAAAGGGGTTCCTGGGGGAGCCCCCCTTATCGCTACACGTCCAGGGACGCGGCTCCTTCGACCAGAGATTTGTGTCTCTACTTACCGACATTTAGCAGGAGTCTCAGGGGACACGACCTTAACCTGAGAACACTGCCAACAGTTGTGTGCACTCTTTGCATGTATTTATCACGCCTTGTACTTAGTGaatagcacaggaggttggtggcatcttaattggggagaacaggcttgtggtaatgactggagtgtaATAGGTGGAATGACATTAAATAAATCGAACACATGGTTTACATGGTTTGATGccgttccatttgctccgttccagccattacttggagctgtcctcccctcaccagcctccactggtgtgtatGATGTTACTGTGTACGTTGTTGGTTTATGGAAATGAACAATTCAACTATTCACAAGTGTTTCTGTGTTTTTATTGAGCATGACGCTGAGCTCTCAATGGACTGTTAGAAACCAACTCATGACTCACTATCAACTGTTCTGTCCAGAGGTCCAAGATCATTTATTGTTTTATAGTGCTGGTATTGTGAACAGAAAGACCTGCATCTGATACCACATTCTGCCACATTCATCAACACATTTAAATACACTTTGGAAAAAGGAAGAAAGGTTGGAAGTCAATCCAGGGAGGCAAAAAGGACATTGTCGAAGTTTAATTTAGTAAGAGAAAAGCTGCGAAaagagagttgaaaataaagagaaggagagggacagaaaagTAATGTTTGGAAATATAGCCTATATATGAAGGGACTACATGTATCAACTTTCACAGTGAAAGCCTTTATTTATACATTGTGTGTGAATGAATTGAACATCGTCTAATGCATCACTAAAGAATGTTGTGCCTATTTAATGCAACTCTGTTAATAGATGGGAAAGCATCAACTGACCTGACCGTTTGGAACAGGTTCCCTTaggatgtagggttagggttaaggctggGGGCATTTAGGATTTACTGTTACCTCCCATCTGAAGACTGGGGGCATTTAGGATTTACTGTTACCTCCCATCTGAAGACTGGGGGCATTTAGGATGTACTGTTACCTCCCATCTGAAGACTGGGGGCATTTAGGATTTACTGTTACCTCCCATCTGAAGACTGGGGGCATTTAGGATGTACTGTTACCTCCCATCTGAAGACTGGGGGCATTTAGGATGTACTGTTACCTCCCATCTGAAGACTGGGGGCATTTAGGATGTACTGTTACCTCCCATCTGAAGACTGGGGGCATTTAGGATGTACTGTTACCTCCCATCTGAAGACTGGGGGGCATTTAGGATGTACTGTTACCTCCCATCTGAAGACTGGGGGCATTTAGGATGTACTGTTACCTCCCATCTGAAGACTGGGGGCATTTAGGATGTACTGTTACCTCCCATCTGAAGACTGGGGGCATTTAGGATGTACTGTTACCTCCCATCTGAAGACTGGGGGCATTTAGGATGTACTGTTACCTCCCATCTGAAGACTGGGGGGCATTTAGGATGTACTGTTACCTCCCATCTGAAGACTGGGGGGCATTTAGGATGTACTGTTACCTCCCATCTGAAGACTAGGGGGCATTTAGGATGTACTGTTACCTCCCATCTGAAGGCTGAGGGGCATTTAGGATGTAGTTTACTCCTATCTGAAGACTGGGGGCATTTAGGATGTACTGTTACCTCCCATCTGAAGACTGGGGGCATTTAGGATGTACTGTTACCTCCCATCTGAAGACTGGGGGCATTTAGGATGTACTGTTACCTCCCATCTGAAGACTGGGGGCATTTAGGATTTACTGTTCCCTCCCATCTGAAGACTGGGGGCATTTAGGATGTACTGTTACCTCCCATCTGAAGACTGAGGGGCATTTAGGATGTAGTTTACTCCTATCTGAAGACTGGGGGCATTTAGGATGTACTGTTACCTCCCATCTGAAGACTGAGGGGCATTTAGGATGTAGTTTACTCCTATCTGAAGACTGGGGGCATTTAGGATGTACTGTTACCTCCCATCTGAAGACTGGGGGGCATTTAGGATGTACTGTTACCTCCCATCTGAAGACTGAGGGGCATTTAGGATGTAGTTTACTCCTATCTGAAGACTGGGGGCATTTCGGATGTACTGTTACCTCCCATCTGAAGACTGGGGGCATTTAGGATGTACTGTTACCTCCCATCCGAAGACTGAGGGGCATTTGGGATGTACTGTTACCTCCCATCTGAAGGCTGAGGGGCATTTAGGATGTAGTTTACTCCTATCTGAAGACTGAGGGGCATTTAGGATGTACTGTTACCTCCCATCTGAAGACTGGGGGCATTTAGGATGTAGTTTACTCCCATCTGAAGGCTGAGGGGCATTTAGGATGTACTGTTACCTCCCATCTGAAGACTGGGGGCATTTAGGATGTAGTTTACTCCTATCTGAAGACTGGGGGGCATTTAGGATGTACTGTTACCTCCCATCTGAAGACTGAGGGGCATTTAGGATGTACTGTTACCTCCCATCTGAAGACTGGGGGCATTTAGGATGTACTGTTACCTCCCATCTGAAGACTGGGGGCATTTAGGATGTACTGTTACCTCCCATCTGAAGACTGGGGGCATTTAGGATGTACTGTTACCTCCCATCTGAAGACTGGGGGCATTTAGGATATACTGTTACCTCCCATCTGAAGACTGAGGGGCATTTAGGATATACTACGCATCGCTAAAATATCTGAATGATTATGATCACACTTCCTCAATTCAAATATTATGCCGACATTATACCATAGATGGTTTGGTATGGTTTAGAAACTTTAGAACCAAGCTTGAGTTCTCAATGTTATCGCCTGGACATGTTGAAATATCTTCAAGCCTTGAAAAAAAAACTCCAGGCTTCTGTCATAACTgtgaatttattttaaaaaagtaAGAATTACAGTGGTCAATTTGGGAAAATGAATCCCATCCCAGTCATCCTCTGGGATAACGGACATTCTATAGTAATAATTACATAACCAATGTTCTCTAGTAATACAGTGCAAATAGTGCTTAACTAatctaccccatgttattccatatcaccatctaactaatctaccccatgttattccatatcaccatctccTAACTAatctaccccatgttattccatatcaccatctaactattctaccccatgttattccatattaCCATCTAACTAatctaccccatgttattccatatcaacatctaactattctaccccatgttattccatatcaccatctaactattctaccccatgttattccatatcaccatctaactattctaccccatgttattccatatcaacatctaactattctaccccatgttattccatatcaacatctaactattctaccccatgttattccatatcaccatctcttaactattctaccccatgttattccatatcaccatctaactattctaccccatgttattccatatcaccatctaactaatctaccccatgttattccatatcaccatctcctaactattctaccccatgttattccatatcaacatctaactattctaccccatgttattccatatcaccatctaactattctaccccatgttattccatatcaccatctccTAACTAatctaccccatgttattccatatcaacatctaactattctatcccatgttattccatatcaccatctaactaatctaccccatgttattccatatcaccatctaactattctaccccatgttattccatatcaccatctaactaatctaccccatgttattccatatcaccatctaactattctaccccatgttattccatatcaccatctaactaatctaccccatgttattccatatcaacatctaactattctaccccatgttattccatatcaacATCTAACTAatctaccccatgttattccatatcaacatctaactattctaccccatgttattccatatcaacatctaactattctaccccatgttattccatatcaccatctaactaaTCTACCCAATGTTATTCCATATCAacatctaactattctaccccatgttactccatatcaccatctaactaatctaccccatgttattccatatcaccatctcctaactattctaccccatgttattccatatcaccatctaactaatctaccccatgttattccatatcaccatctaactaatctacaccatgttattccatatcaccatctaactattctaccccatgttattccatatcaccatctaactaatctaccccatgttattccatatcaccatctaactaatctaccccatgttattccatatcaccatctcctaactattctaccccatgttattccatatcaccatctaactaatctaccccatgttattccatatcaccatctaactattctaccccatgttattccatatcaccatctccTAACTAatctaccccatgttattccatatcaacATCTAACTATTATatcccatgttattccatatcaccatctaactaatctaccccatgttattccatatcaccatctaactattctaccccatgttattccatatcaccatctaactattctaccccatgttattccatatcaccatctaactattctaccccatgttattccatatcaccatctaactattctaccccatgttattccatatcaccatctaactattctaccccatgttattccatatcaccatctaactattctaccccatgttattccatatcaccatctaactattctaccccatgttattccatatcaccatctaactattctaccccatgttattccatatcaccatctaactattctaccccatgttattccatatcaccatctaactattctaccccatgttattccatatcaccatctaactaatctaccccatgttattccatatcaccatctaactaatctaccccatgttattccatatcaccatctcctaactattctaccccatgttattccatatcaacATCTAACTAatctaccccatgttattccatatcaacATCTAACTAatctaccccatgttattccatatcaacatctaactattctaccccatgttattccatatcaacATCTAACTAatctaccccatgttattccatatcaacatctaactattctaccccatgttattccatatcaacatctaactattctaccccatgttattccatatcaccatctaactattctaccccatgttattccatatcaacatctaactattctaccccatgttattccatatcaccatctaactaatctaccccatgttattccatatcaacatctaactattctaccccatgttactccatatcaccatctaactaatctaccccatgttattccatatcaccatctcctaactattctaccccatgttattccatatcaccatctcctaactattctaccccatgttattccatatcaacatctaactattctaccccatgttattccatatcaccatctaactattctaccccatgttattccatatcaacatctaactattctaccccatgttattccatatcaacATCTAACTAatctaccccatgttattccatatcaacatctaactattctaccccatgttattccatatcaacATCTAACTAatctaccccatgttattccatatcaacatctaactattctaccccatgttattccatatcaacatctaactattctaccccatgttattccatatcaccatttaactattctaccccatgttattccatatcaccatctaactattctaccccatgttattccatatcaccatctaactattctaccccatgttattccatatcaccatctaactattctaccccatgttattccatatcaccatctaactattctaccccatgttattccatatcaccatctaactattctaccccatgttattccatatcaccatctaactaatctaccccatgttattccatatcaccatctcctaactattctaccccatgttattccatatcaacATCTAACTAatctaccccatgttattccatatcaacATCTAACTAatctaccccatgttattccatatcaacatctaactattctaccccatgttattccatatcaacatctaactattctaccccatgttattccatatcaacATCTAACTAatctaccccatgttattccatatcaacatctaactattctaccccatgttattccatatcaacatctaactattctaccccatgttattccatatcaccatctaactaatctaccccatgttattccatatcaacatctaactattctaccccatgttactccatatcaccatctaactaatctaccccatgttattccatatcaccatctaactaaTCTACCCAATGTTATTCCATATCAacatctaactattctaccccatgttactccatatcaccatctaactaatctaccccatgttattccatatcaccatctcctaactattctaccccatgttattccatatcaccatctaactaatctaccccatgttattccatatcaccatctaactaatctacaccatgttattccatatcaccatctaactattctaccccatgttattccatatcaccatctaactaatctaccccatgttattccatatcaccatctaactaatctaccccatgttattccatatcaccatctcctaactattctaccccatgttattccatatcaccatctaactaatctaccccatgttattccatatcaccatctaactattctaccccatgttattccatatcaccatctccTAACTAatctaccccatgttattccatatcaacATCTAACTATTATatcccatgttattccatatcaccatctaactaatctaccccatgttattccatatcaccatctaactattctaccccatgttattccatatcaccatctaactattctaccccatgttattccatatcaccatctaactattctaccccatgttattccatatcaccatctaactattctaccccatgttattccatatcaccatctaactattctaccccatgttattccatatcaccatctaactattctaccccatgttattccatatcaccatctaactattctaccccatgttattccatatcaccatctaactattctaccccatgttattccatatcaacATCTAACTAatctaccccatgttattccatatcaacatctaactattctaccccatgttattccatatcaacatctaactattctaccccatgttattccatatcaccatctaactattctaccccatgttattccatatcaacatctaactattctaccccatgttattccatatcaccatctaactaatctaccccatgttattccatatcaacatctaactattctaccccatgttactccatatcaccatctaactaatctaccccatgttattccatatcaccatctcctaactattctaccccatgttattccatatcaacatctaactattctaccccatgttattccatatcaacatctaactattctaccccatgttattccatatcaccatctaactattctaccccatgttattccatatcaacatctaactattctaccccatgttattccatatcaacATCTAACTAatctaccccatgttattccatatcaacatctaactattctaccccatgttattccatatcaacATCTAACTAatctaccccatgttattccatatcaacatctaactattctaccccatgttattccatatcaacatctaactattctaccccatgttattccatatcaccattTAACTAatctaccccatgttattccatatcaacATCTAACTAatctaccccatgttattccatatcaccatctccTAACTGttctaccccatgttattccatatcaccatctcctaactattctaccccatgttattccatatcaacatctaactattctaccccatgttattccatatcaccatctaactaatctaccccatgttattccatatcaccatctaactattctaccccatgttattccatatcaccatctaactattctaccccatgttattccatatcaccatctaactaatctaccccatgttattccatatcaccatctaactaatctaccccatgttattccatatcaccatctaactaatctaccccatgttattccatatcaccatctaactaatctaccccatgttattccatatcaccatctaactattctaccccatgttattccatatcaccatctaactattctaccccatgttattccatatcaccatctaactattctaccccatgttattccatatcaccatctaactattctaccccatgttattccatatcaccatctaactattctaccccatgttattccatatcaccatctaactattctaccccatgttattccatatcaccatctaactattctaccccatgttattccatatcaccatctaactaatctaccccatgttattccatatcaccatctcctaactattctaccccatgttattccatatcaacATCTAACTAatctaccccatgttattccatatcaacATCTAACTAatctaccccatgttattccatatcaacatctaactattctaccccatgttattccatatcaacatctaactattctaccccatgttattccatatcaacATCTAACTAatctaccccatgttattccatatcaacatctaactattctaccccatgttattccatatcaacatctaactattctaccccatgttattccatatcaccatctaactaatctaccccatgttattccatatcaacatctaactattctaccccatgttactccatatcaccatctaactaatctaccccatgttattccatatcaccatctcctaactattctaccccatgttattccatatcaacatctaactattctaccccatgttattccatatcaccatctaactaatctaccccatgttattccatatcaccatctaactattctaccccatgttattccatatcaccatctaactattctaccccatgttattccatatcaccatctaactaatctaccccatgttattccatatcaccatctaactaatctaccccatgttattccatatcaccatctaactattctaccccatgttattccatatcaccatctcctaactattctaccccatgttattccatcACTCTTTCAGCCCCTAACATTGAACATTTCCAAACAAAATCACATATTTACAGATTGATTCGTACAGCGCTATATCAAAGCACAATGCATTGCTTTCCTGAAATGCAAGGCACTTAAAGATGTATCAGACTTTGGCAAGGCATTAACATACAGTAATCTACGGAATGATTAACCAGTCAGTTCTCGTGCCGTCATTTATATGGAGTCCAAAAACATGATGAATCACACAACTGACAAACTGTTAGTACTCAATAGTCAGGAACACCTCAACGTTTAATCAATGGCTGATTCTGTCAAAGGTGTAAGAAGCATCACAGTGTAAACCCTTCATCAATATTATTATTGATCAGCTCCCTCTAAGGTCCAGGGTACTCAAACACTGCTGCAGCTCCCATCCCTGTTCCGATACACATGGACACCACGCCATAGGCCCTGGGGAACACAACATGGGTTATGGTGAGCAAGGCTCGGGGGTGGCGATGAAACTACTTTCTAGACTATATAGTAGATATAGCACAAGAGGTGATACGATTGAGGATTCGATGGGACATATCCTTACCTCCTGCCCCTGCGTTTGAGTTCATTGAGCAGGGTGACAACCTGACGGGCCCCGGTGCAGCCCAGAGGGTGACCCAAGGCGATGGCTCCTCCGTTAGGGTTCACCTTCTCCAGGGGGATCCCCAGCTTCTCCACGCAATACACAGCCTGGAACACACATAGTCAAAACAGTCACAAGTTTGGACCTACTCATTCTTTACCTCCTCCCTAAgtgtgttttattcactgctttagcacactctggaTCCTGGCTTAGAAAGGCCACCAAAAATGCAGAGGTTTCCATCCCCAACAACATTTCCCATCaaaatagaactgccaaagggggaggagttgcaatctactgcagagattacctgcaaagttctgtcatacattccaggtctatgcccaaacagtttgaacttctaattaaaaaccctcagctcccagctgtgccctggacaccatatatgAATTGATTGTCCCTTCAGAGTtcattctgttaggtgacctaaactgggatatgcttaacaccccggatgtcatacaatctaagctagatgccctcaatctcacacaaactatcaaggaacccaccaggtacaa
This sequence is a window from Oncorhynchus keta strain PuntledgeMale-10-30-2019 unplaced genomic scaffold, Oket_V2 Un_scaffold_4195_pilon_pilon, whole genome shotgun sequence. Protein-coding genes within it:
- the LOC127928818 gene encoding uncharacterized protein LOC127928818 isoform X16, which produces MVWLLSIGLYMVWLLSIGIYMVWLLSIGIYMVWLMSIGIYMVWLLSIGLYMVWLLSIGIYMVWLLSIGIYMVWLLSIGIYMVWLLSIGLYMVWLLSIGLYMVWLLSIGLYMVWLLSIGLYMVWLLSIGLYMVWLLSIGLYMVWLLSIGLYMVWLLSIGLYMVWLLSIGIYMVWLLSIGLYMVWLLSIGLYMVWLLSIGLYMVWLLSIGLYMVWLLSIGLYMVWLLSIGLYMVWLLSIGLYMVWLLSIGLYMVWLLSIGLYMVWLLSIGLYMVWLLSIGLYMVWLLSIGLYMVWLLSIGLYMVHFHIITGSLQV
- the LOC127928818 gene encoding uncharacterized protein LOC127928818 isoform X6, coding for MVWLLSIGLYMVWLLSIGIYMVWLLSIGIYMVWLMSIGIYMVWLLSIGLYMVWLLSIGIYMVWLLSIGIYMVWLLSIGIYMVWLLSIGLYMVWLLSIGLYMVWLLSIGLYMVWLLSIGLYMVWLLSIGLYMVWLLSIGLYMVWLLSIGLYMVWLLSIGLYMVWLLSIGIYMVWLLSIGIYMVWLLSIGLYMVWLLSIGLYMVWLLSIGIYMVWLLSIGIYMVWLLSIGIYMVWLLSIGLYMVWLLSIGLYMVWLLSIGIYMVWLLSIGLYMVWLLSIGLYMVWLLSIGLYMVWLLSIGLYMVWLLSIGLYMVWLLSIGLYMVWLLSIGLYMVWLLSIGLYMVWLLSIGLYMVWLLSIGLYMVWLLSIGLYMVWLLSIGLYMVWLLSIGLYMVHFHIITGSLQV
- the LOC127928818 gene encoding uncharacterized protein LOC127928818 isoform X14; this translates as MVWLLSIGLYMVWLLSIGIYMVWLLSIGIYMVWLMSIGIYMVWLLSIGLYMVWLLSIGIYMVWLLSIGIYMVWLLSIGIYMVWLLSIGLYMVWLLSIGLYMVWLLSIGLYMVWLLSIGLYMVWLLSIGLYMVWLLSIGLYMVWLLSIGLYMVWLLSIGLYMVWLLSIGIYMVWLLSIGIYMVWLLSIGLYMVWLLSIGLYMVWLLSIGIYMVWLLSIGIYMVWLLSIGIYMVWLLSIGLYMVWLLSIGLYMVWLLSIGLYMVWLLSIGLYMVWLLSIGLYMVWLLSIGLYMVWLLSIGLYMVWLLSIGLYMVWLLSIGLYMVWLLSIGLYMVWLLSIGLYMVWLLSIGLYMVHFHIITGSLQV
- the LOC127928818 gene encoding uncharacterized protein LOC127928818 isoform X17, producing MVWLLSIGLYMVWLLSIGIYMVWLLSIGIYMVWLMSIGIYMVWLLSIGLYMVWLLSIGIYMVWLLSIGIYMVWLLSIGIYMVWLLSIGLYMVWLLSIGLYMVWLLSIGLYMVWLLSIGLYMVWLLSIGLYMVWLLSIGLYMVWLLSIGLYMVWLLSIGLYMVWLLSIGLYMVWLLSIGLYMVWLLSIGLYMVWLLSIGLYMVWLLSIGLYMVWLLSIGLYMVWLLSIGLYMVWLLSIGLYMVWLLSIGLYMVWLLSIGLYMVWLLSIGLYMVWLLSIGLYMVWLLSIGLYMVHFHIITGSLQV
- the LOC127928818 gene encoding uncharacterized protein LOC127928818 isoform X1, producing the protein MVWLLSIGLYMVWLLSIGIYMVWLLSIGIYMVWLMSIGIYMVWLLSIGLYMVWLLSIGIYMVWLLSIGIYMVWLLSIGIYMVWLLSIGLYMVWLLSIGLYMVWLLSIGLYMVWLLSIGLYMVWLLSIGLYMVWLLSIGLYMVWLLSIGLYMVWLLSIGLYMVWLLSIGIYMVWLLSIGIYMVWLLSIGLYMVWLLSIGLYMVWLLSIGIYMVWLLSIGIYMVWLLSIGIYMVWLLSIGLYMVWLLSIGLYMVWLLSIGIYMVWLLSIGLYMVWLLSIGIYMVWLLSIGLYMVWLLSIGIYMVWLLSIGLYMVWLLSIGLYMVWLLSIGLYMVWLLSIGLYMVWLLSIGLYMVWLLSIGLYMVWLLSIGLYMVWLLSIGLYMVWLLSIGLYMVWLLSIGLYMVWLLSIGLYMVWLLSIGLYMVWLLSIGLYMVHFHIITGSLQV
- the LOC127928818 gene encoding uncharacterized protein LOC127928818 isoform X11; the protein is MVWLLSIGLYMVWLLSIGIYMVWLLSIGIYMVWLMSIGIYMVWLLSIGLYMVWLLSIGIYMVWLLSIGIYMVWLLSIGIYMVWLLSIGLYMVWLLSIGLYMVWLLSIGLYMVWLLSIGLYMVWLLSIGLYMVWLLSIGLYMVWLLSIGLYMVWLLSIGLYMVWLLSIGIYMVWLLSIGIYMVWLLSIGLYMVWLLSIGLYMVWLLSIGIYMVWLLSIGIYMVWLLSIGIYMVWLLSIGLYMVWLLSIGLYMVWLLSIGLYMVWLLSIGLYMVWLLSIGLYMVWLLSIGLYMVWLLSIGLYMVWLLSIGLYMVWLLSIGLYMVWLLSIGLYMVWLLSIGLYMVWLLSIGLYMVWLLSIGLYMVWLLSIGLYMVHFHIITGSLQV
- the LOC127928818 gene encoding uncharacterized protein LOC127928818 isoform X2, whose amino-acid sequence is MVWLLSIGLYMVWLLSIGIYMVWLLSIGIYMVWLMSIGIYMVWLLSIGLYMVWLLSIGIYMVWLLSIGIYMVWLLSIGIYMVWLLSIGLYMVWLLSIGLYMVWLLSIGLYMVWLLSIGLYMVWLLSIGLYMVWLLSIGLYMVWLLSIGLYMVWLLSIGLYMVWLLSIGIYMVWLLSIGIYMVWLLSIGLYMVWLLSIGLYMVWLLSIGIYMVWLLSIGIYMVWLLSIGIYMVWLLSIGLYMVWLLSIGLYMVWLLSIGLYMVWLLSIGIYMVWLLSIGLYMVWLLSIGIYMVWLLSIGLYMVWLLSIGLYMVWLLSIGLYMVWLLSIGLYMVWLLSIGLYMVWLLSIGLYMVWLLSIGLYMVWLLSIGLYMVWLLSIGLYMVWLLSIGLYMVWLLSIGLYMVWLLSIGLYMVWLLSIGLYMVHFHIITGSLQV
- the LOC127928818 gene encoding uncharacterized protein LOC127928818 isoform X3 gives rise to the protein MVWLLSIGLYMVWLLSIGIYMVWLLSIGIYMVWLMSIGIYMVWLLSIGLYMVWLLSIGIYMVWLLSIGIYMVWLLSIGIYMVWLLSIGLYMVWLLSIGLYMVWLLSIGLYMVWLLSIGLYMVWLLSIGLYMVWLLSIGLYMVWLLSIGLYMVWLLSIGLYMVWLLSIGLYMVWLLSIGLYMVWLLSIGIYMVWLLSIGIYMVWLLSIGIYMVWLLSIGLYMVWLLSIGLYMVWLLSIGIYMVWLLSIGLYMVWLLSIGIYMVWLLSIGLYMVWLLSIGIYMVWLLSIGLYMVWLLSIGLYMVWLLSIGLYMVWLLSIGLYMVWLLSIGLYMVWLLSIGLYMVWLLSIGLYMVWLLSIGLYMVWLLSIGLYMVWLLSIGLYMVWLLSIGLYMVWLLSIGLYMVWLLSIGLYMVHFHIITGSLQV
- the LOC127928818 gene encoding uncharacterized protein LOC127928818 isoform X8, producing the protein MVWLLSIGLYMVWLLSIGIYMVWLLSIGIYMVWLMSIGIYMVWLLSIGLYMVWLLSIGIYMVWLLSIGIYMVWLLSIGIYMVWLLSIGLYMVWLLSIGLYMVWLLSIGLYMVWLLSIGLYMVWLLSIGLYMVWLLSIGLYMVWLLSIGLYMVWLLSIGLYMVWLLSIGIYMVWLLSIGIYMVWLLSIGLYMVWLLSIGLYMVWLLSIGIYMVWLLSIGIYMVWLLSIGIYMVWLLSIGLYMVWLLSIGLYMVWLLSIGLYMVWLLSIGLYMVWLLSIGLYMVWLLSIGLYMVWLLSIGLYMVWLLSIGLYMVWLLSIGLYMVWLLSIGLYMVWLLSIGLYMVWLLSIGLYMVWLLSIGLYMVWLLSIGLYMVWLLSIGLYMVHFHIITGSLQV